Proteins from a genomic interval of Fimbriimonadia bacterium:
- a CDS encoding helix-turn-helix domain-containing protein: MDKLLLRVCEAAEVASVCRSKAYELAASGEWPTVRIGRSVRVHGPELLAWIDARVRSEGLECGAAGERSAGMEAHQRGNSSAS, from the coding sequence ATGGACAAACTTCTTCTCAGGGTTTGCGAGGCCGCGGAAGTCGCGAGTGTCTGCCGCTCGAAGGCCTACGAGTTGGCCGCGTCGGGCGAGTGGCCGACGGTTCGAATTGGTCGCTCGGTGCGGGTCCACGGCCCTGAGCTTCTCGCGTGGATAGATGCGAGAGTCCGCTCGGAGGGCTTGGAGTGCGGGGCTGCCGGCGAGCGATCCGCTGGCATGGAGGCGCATCAGCGTGGGAACTCCTCAGCAAGTTGA
- a CDS encoding MarR family transcriptional regulator, whose protein sequence is MQHPLGLTLEQYAEAKGLPQEFLCKIGLCTARHQKQPAVEMPYTDEEGTVVAKRYRTSLERGEDIDNRFRWRRGDKPRLYGLGRLETARQAGFIVLVEGESDCHTLWFAGLPALGVPGATMWRDEWATCFGGIRKVYLVVEPDEGGHKLRADVSASALRDRLYLVHLPGCKDPSELHLADPQGFRERFRVVLEQATPLRHELEAEAKSHWEAAWEQCQLLAAHPDILERFAQDLKASGFAGDTNVAKLLFLVLITRLLDRPVSAAIKGPSSAGKSFVIEQVLKFFPTSTHYTLTAMSERALAYSKEPLAHRFLVIIEATGMSGDMQSYLVRSLLSEGRLRYETVEKTGKGLQPRVIEREGPTGLIVTTTAVKLHPENETRFFSLTVTDTTEQTRLVLLAQAQEPGSAIVDHAPWHALQEWLDSAERTAIIPYASAIARLLPTHAVRLRRDFPALLSLIRAHALLHQAGREKDTQGAVIAALSDYDMVRALVKEAFSEGIEAAVPKAVRETVEALEELTDEEGGAEGTVSVSRLAQHLGLDKTTVSRRVKRATDLGFVVNDEEQKGKPAKLHPAEPMPADRDVLPTAGEVEEECCTVAWNTRRLSLPIAMQQCNTPRRAPT, encoded by the coding sequence GTGCAACACCCCCTTGGGTTGACGCTCGAGCAGTACGCCGAGGCGAAAGGGCTGCCGCAGGAGTTCCTGTGCAAGATCGGTCTCTGCACCGCGAGGCACCAGAAGCAGCCCGCCGTCGAGATGCCCTACACGGATGAGGAGGGGACGGTCGTCGCTAAACGGTACAGGACCTCTCTCGAACGCGGAGAGGACATCGACAACCGGTTTCGGTGGCGGCGGGGAGACAAGCCGCGCCTGTATGGACTTGGCCGACTGGAGACAGCTCGACAGGCGGGCTTTATTGTCTTGGTCGAAGGCGAAAGCGACTGCCACACGCTGTGGTTCGCAGGGTTACCGGCTCTCGGTGTTCCAGGCGCAACGATGTGGCGCGACGAGTGGGCGACGTGCTTCGGCGGAATCCGAAAGGTGTATCTCGTTGTCGAGCCGGACGAGGGTGGCCACAAACTCCGTGCTGACGTATCGGCTTCGGCACTCAGAGACCGCCTGTACCTGGTTCACCTGCCAGGCTGCAAGGACCCATCAGAGCTCCATCTCGCCGACCCGCAGGGCTTCCGTGAGAGGTTCCGCGTCGTGCTTGAGCAGGCAACGCCACTCCGGCACGAGCTAGAGGCGGAAGCGAAGTCGCACTGGGAGGCTGCGTGGGAGCAGTGCCAGCTTCTGGCTGCGCACCCAGACATCCTTGAGCGCTTCGCCCAGGATCTCAAGGCATCAGGTTTCGCAGGCGACACGAACGTGGCAAAACTGCTCTTCCTCGTGCTCATCACGCGACTGCTTGACCGACCCGTCTCGGCGGCGATCAAGGGCCCTAGTTCAGCCGGCAAGAGCTTCGTCATCGAACAGGTTCTCAAGTTCTTCCCCACCAGCACTCACTACACACTCACCGCGATGTCTGAGAGAGCGCTTGCGTACTCCAAGGAGCCATTGGCGCACCGCTTCCTGGTGATCATCGAGGCGACGGGCATGTCCGGTGACATGCAGAGCTACCTAGTGCGCTCCCTACTCAGCGAAGGCCGTCTTCGCTATGAAACGGTTGAGAAGACAGGCAAAGGACTCCAGCCTCGCGTCATCGAGCGGGAGGGCCCAACCGGCTTGATCGTCACCACGACGGCCGTGAAGTTGCATCCGGAGAACGAGACACGGTTCTTCTCCTTAACCGTGACCGACACGACCGAGCAGACCCGGCTGGTGTTGCTTGCACAAGCGCAGGAACCTGGGAGCGCGATCGTGGATCACGCACCTTGGCATGCTCTTCAGGAGTGGTTGGACAGCGCCGAACGCACGGCGATCATCCCGTACGCCAGCGCAATAGCGCGTCTCCTACCAACACATGCAGTTCGCCTGCGAAGGGACTTCCCGGCTCTGCTGAGCCTTATCCGAGCACATGCGTTGTTGCACCAAGCAGGTCGAGAGAAGGACACACAGGGCGCGGTCATCGCGGCGCTCAGTGACTACGACATGGTACGAGCGCTAGTCAAGGAGGCCTTCTCAGAGGGCATAGAGGCGGCCGTTCCCAAGGCCGTGCGGGAGACGGTAGAGGCGCTAGAGGAACTGACGGACGAGGAGGGTGGTGCAGAGGGGACAGTGAGTGTGTCACGCCTAGCCCAGCATCTCGGCCTCGACAAGACCACAGTCAGCCGCCGCGTCAAGAGGGCCACCGACCTCGGTTTCGTGGTGAACGATGAGGAGCAGAAGGGGAAGCCGGCAAAGCTGCATCCTGCGGAGCCGATGCCCGCCGACCGCGATGTCCTGCCAACGGCAGGCGAGGTCGAGGAGGAGTGTTGCACTGTTGCATGGAACACCAGGCGGTTATCCCTGCCGATTGCCATGCAACAGTGCAACACCCCTCGCCGGGCCCCGACGTAG